From a single Arthrobacter sp. SLBN-112 genomic region:
- a CDS encoding GTPase: protein MSRHSGARDSSRLDARLQALQDARELGEGVLPDQALQEASEVLERASSRRSLSGDHTVVGFFGATGSGKSSLFNAVSGAEIATAAARRPTTSEPLAGVWGAAGSEALLDWLEVGNRHHAAPVDGFADEQTGLILLDLPDFDSTHAANREIVQRMVGMVDVLVWVLDPQKYADAAVHNGFLAPHASHGAVTLVVLNQVDRLPERDVRPVLDSLHAILAGEGLGQVRVLSSSAVTGAGIGEVRAAIRKVAVQRQAQSRRLEADITKAAEDLRGAAGDGEAAGVRNAARARLAEELAVAANVPAVVRAVGQSYRLESVRRTGWPVTRWLSRFRADPLRRLNLRRDFPAGLNRTSLPPAGAPERARTDAAVRDFADTASEGAPGPWRAAIRGAARAGRERLPDALDQAIAGTDLGANRKAWWWGAFNVVQWLALLTVLGGLGWLGVLAGLAYLQLPVPEVPRVEGWPVPTLMIVFGLVLGIFLAITGRFIAAGAARARSARARRRLNSAVAAAAEELVVAHVEEEIARLAAFNKALQKAGRS from the coding sequence ATGAGCCGCCACAGCGGGGCGCGGGATTCCTCGCGGCTTGATGCCCGGCTCCAGGCGCTCCAGGACGCCCGGGAGCTGGGGGAGGGGGTCCTGCCGGACCAGGCACTGCAGGAAGCATCCGAGGTCCTGGAACGCGCAAGTTCCCGCCGTTCATTGTCCGGCGACCACACCGTGGTGGGGTTTTTCGGGGCGACCGGCAGCGGCAAGTCCTCGCTCTTCAACGCGGTCAGTGGCGCGGAGATTGCGACGGCGGCCGCCCGGCGTCCGACGACATCGGAACCTCTGGCGGGTGTTTGGGGAGCGGCAGGCAGTGAAGCCCTCCTCGACTGGCTGGAGGTGGGAAACCGGCATCACGCCGCACCGGTGGACGGTTTCGCCGATGAACAGACGGGGCTGATCCTGCTCGATCTTCCGGACTTCGACTCCACCCACGCCGCCAACCGTGAGATCGTGCAGCGGATGGTGGGCATGGTGGACGTGCTCGTCTGGGTTCTGGACCCGCAAAAATATGCCGATGCCGCCGTCCACAACGGGTTCCTGGCGCCGCATGCCTCGCACGGGGCGGTGACCCTTGTGGTGCTGAACCAGGTGGACCGGCTGCCCGAACGTGACGTCCGGCCGGTGCTCGACTCGCTGCACGCAATCCTTGCAGGTGAAGGACTGGGGCAGGTCCGCGTCCTCTCGTCATCGGCAGTGACGGGGGCCGGGATTGGGGAAGTGCGTGCGGCGATCCGCAAGGTGGCTGTCCAGCGGCAGGCCCAGTCCCGGCGGCTGGAGGCGGACATCACCAAGGCTGCGGAGGACCTGCGGGGCGCGGCCGGCGACGGTGAGGCGGCAGGCGTCCGGAACGCTGCCAGGGCCCGGCTCGCCGAGGAGCTGGCCGTGGCAGCGAACGTGCCTGCCGTGGTGCGGGCCGTGGGGCAGTCCTACCGGCTGGAGTCAGTCCGGCGCACCGGCTGGCCGGTGACCCGCTGGCTTTCCAGGTTCCGTGCAGACCCTCTGCGCCGGCTCAATCTCCGCAGGGATTTCCCTGCCGGCCTGAACAGGACCTCGCTGCCGCCCGCGGGCGCACCGGAGCGGGCCCGGACGGATGCTGCCGTCAGGGACTTTGCGGATACAGCCAGCGAGGGAGCGCCGGGCCCCTGGCGGGCAGCGATCCGGGGAGCTGCCAGGGCCGGCCGGGAACGGCTGCCCGATGCGCTGGACCAGGCCATCGCGGGAACAGATCTCGGGGCCAACCGCAAGGCGTGGTGGTGGGGTGCGTTCAACGTGGTGCAGTGGCTGGCGCTGCTGACGGTGCTGGGCGGCCTGGGCTGGCTTGGTGTCCTGGCCGGACTGGCCTACCTGCAGCTGCCGGTGCCGGAGGTGCCACGCGTGGAAGGCTGGCCGGTACCCACCCTGATGATCGTCTTCGGCCTGGTGCTGGGGATCTTCCTGGCCATCACCGGCCGTTTCATCGCGGCCGGAGCTGCCCGGGCGCGGTCAGCAAGGGCACGACGCCGGCTCAACAGTGCCGTCGCAGCCGCGGCGGAGGAGCTGGTGGTGGCGCACGTGGAGGAGGAGATTGCCAGGCTGGCAGCCTTCAACAAGGCGCTGCAGAAAGCAGGGCGGTCGTAG
- the leuC gene encoding 3-isopropylmalate dehydratase large subunit, which yields MAKTLAEKVWDAHVVRKGDGDGANAQPDLLYIDLHLVHEVTSPQAFEGLRLAGRKLRRPDLTIATEDHNTPTLDIDKPIADLTSRTQIQTLRNNCAEFGVRLHSLGDAEQGIVHVVGPQLGLTQPGMTVVCGDSHTSTHGAFGALAMGIGTSEVEHVMATQTLSLKPFKTMAINVEGTLRPGVTAKDIILAVIAKIGTGGGQGYVLEYRGSAIRALSMDARMTICNMSIEAGARAGMVAPDETTYEFMKGRPHAPQGAEWDAAVEYWNTLRTDDDATFDVQVDLDANTLEPFVTWGTNPGQGVSLSETVPSPEDFGDENAKAAAERALQYMGLEAGTPMKDIRVDTVFLGSCTNSRMEDLRAAADIIRGRQKDPNIRMLVVPGSARVRLEAEAEGLDKVFKDFGAEWRFAGCSMCLGMNPDQLEVGERCASTSNRNFEGRQGKGGRTHLVSPVVAAATAVRGTLSSPSDLDPAPEPAAIRIDAA from the coding sequence ATGGCAAAGACATTGGCCGAGAAAGTCTGGGACGCACATGTGGTGCGCAAAGGTGACGGCGATGGTGCCAACGCCCAGCCAGACCTTCTGTACATCGACCTTCACCTGGTTCATGAGGTCACCTCACCGCAGGCCTTCGAAGGCCTGCGACTGGCCGGCCGCAAGCTGCGCCGGCCCGACCTGACCATTGCCACCGAGGACCACAACACCCCCACGCTGGACATCGACAAGCCAATCGCCGACCTGACCAGCCGCACCCAGATCCAGACCCTGCGCAACAACTGCGCGGAGTTCGGCGTCCGGCTGCACAGCCTGGGCGATGCGGAACAGGGCATCGTCCACGTGGTGGGCCCGCAGCTGGGCCTCACCCAGCCCGGCATGACGGTGGTCTGCGGCGACTCGCACACCTCCACCCATGGCGCCTTCGGTGCCCTGGCCATGGGCATCGGAACCTCTGAGGTGGAGCACGTCATGGCCACCCAGACCCTGTCGCTGAAGCCGTTCAAGACCATGGCCATCAACGTCGAGGGAACACTGCGCCCCGGCGTGACCGCCAAGGACATCATCCTCGCCGTGATTGCCAAGATCGGCACCGGCGGCGGCCAGGGCTACGTCCTGGAGTACCGCGGCTCGGCCATCCGTGCCCTGTCCATGGACGCCCGGATGACCATCTGCAACATGTCCATCGAGGCCGGCGCCCGCGCCGGAATGGTGGCCCCGGACGAGACCACCTACGAATTCATGAAGGGTCGCCCGCATGCCCCCCAGGGTGCGGAGTGGGATGCCGCCGTCGAGTACTGGAACACCCTGCGTACCGACGACGACGCCACCTTCGACGTCCAGGTTGACCTGGACGCCAACACGCTGGAGCCATTTGTCACCTGGGGCACCAACCCCGGCCAGGGCGTGTCCCTGTCCGAGACCGTTCCGTCGCCCGAGGACTTCGGCGACGAGAACGCCAAGGCAGCTGCGGAACGCGCCCTGCAGTACATGGGACTCGAAGCCGGCACGCCCATGAAGGACATCCGGGTGGACACGGTCTTCCTGGGTTCCTGCACCAACTCCAGGATGGAAGACCTGAGGGCCGCTGCGGACATCATTCGCGGACGCCAAAAGGACCCCAACATCCGGATGCTGGTGGTGCCGGGCTCCGCACGCGTCCGCCTGGAAGCCGAGGCCGAGGGCCTGGACAAGGTCTTCAAGGACTTCGGGGCCGAATGGCGTTTCGCGGGCTGCTCGATGTGCCTGGGCATGAACCCGGACCAGCTGGAGGTAGGGGAGCGTTGTGCTTCCACCTCCAACCGCAACTTCGAAGGACGCCAAGGCAAGGGCGGGCGCACCCACCTGGTCTCACCAGTGGTGGCAGCAGCCACGGCAGTGCGCGGCACGCTCAGCTCGCCGTCGGACCTTGACCCCGCTCCCGAACCCGCCGCCATCCGCATCGACGCAGCCTAG
- the murA gene encoding UDP-N-acetylglucosamine 1-carboxyvinyltransferase — translation MSSVLTIRGGVPLTGRVSVRGAKNLVPKAMVAALLGNEPSVLRNVPEIKDVEVVTSLLQLHGVTVEKDPVNGDLTLDPKAAKTAPSTAIDAHAGDSRIPILLCGPLIHAIGEAFIPDLGGCKIGDRPIDYHLDVLRQFGAVVEKRPGGIHISAPKGLHGAKISLPYPSVGATEQVLLSATRAEGITELSGAATEPEIIDLIAVLQKMGAIISVQTDRTIRIEGVRDLGGYNHRALSDRNESASWASAALVTRGDIFVEGASQRDMMTFLNTYRKVGGGMDIGEDGIRFYHKGGKLNPLVLETDVHPGFMTDWQQPLVVALTQAEGVSIVHETVYENRFGFTDALIRMGASIQVHRECLGSVPCRFGQRNFLHSAVISGPTQLKGTDIDVPDLRGGFSHLIAALAATGTSRVTGIDIINRGYERFTEKLAGLGADFDITTAK, via the coding sequence ATGAGTAGTGTTCTGACAATCCGCGGCGGTGTCCCGCTTACAGGCCGCGTCAGCGTCCGTGGGGCAAAGAATCTTGTCCCCAAGGCCATGGTGGCGGCGTTGCTGGGCAACGAACCCTCGGTGTTGCGGAACGTGCCGGAAATCAAGGACGTGGAGGTAGTCACCTCCCTGCTGCAGCTGCATGGCGTGACCGTGGAGAAAGACCCGGTCAACGGTGACCTCACCCTCGATCCCAAGGCCGCAAAGACGGCGCCGAGCACCGCGATCGATGCCCATGCCGGTGACTCCCGGATTCCCATCCTGCTGTGCGGGCCCTTGATCCACGCGATCGGTGAAGCCTTCATCCCGGACCTGGGCGGCTGCAAGATCGGCGACCGTCCCATCGACTACCACCTGGATGTCCTGCGCCAGTTCGGCGCCGTCGTGGAGAAGCGCCCCGGCGGGATCCACATCTCGGCCCCCAAGGGCCTGCACGGGGCCAAGATCTCGCTGCCGTACCCGTCCGTGGGTGCCACCGAGCAGGTCCTGCTGAGCGCCACCCGCGCCGAAGGCATCACCGAGCTTTCGGGTGCCGCCACCGAACCGGAAATCATCGACCTCATCGCCGTGCTGCAGAAGATGGGCGCCATCATCAGCGTGCAGACCGACCGCACCATCCGCATCGAGGGCGTCCGCGACCTCGGCGGCTACAACCACCGTGCGCTGTCGGACCGCAACGAATCGGCGTCCTGGGCTTCGGCCGCACTGGTGACCCGCGGCGACATCTTCGTTGAAGGCGCCTCCCAGCGGGACATGATGACGTTCCTGAACACCTACCGCAAGGTGGGCGGTGGAATGGACATCGGCGAGGACGGCATCCGGTTCTACCACAAGGGCGGAAAGCTGAACCCCCTGGTCCTGGAGACCGATGTCCACCCCGGCTTCATGACTGACTGGCAGCAGCCACTCGTTGTGGCGCTGACCCAGGCCGAGGGCGTATCCATCGTCCACGAGACCGTATACGAAAACCGTTTCGGCTTCACCGACGCGCTCATCCGCATGGGCGCCAGCATCCAGGTGCACCGCGAGTGCCTGGGCAGCGTGCCCTGCCGCTTCGGCCAGCGCAACTTCCTGCACTCAGCCGTGATTTCCGGTCCCACCCAGCTCAAGGGAACCGACATCGACGTTCCGGACCTCCGCGGCGGATTCAGCCACCTGATTGCCGCCCTGGCCGCCACCGGAACCTCGCGCGTCACCGGCATCGACATCATCAACCGGGGCTACGAACGGTTCACGGAAAAGCTCGCCGGCCTGGGTGCCGATTTCGACATCACCACTGCGAAGTAG
- a CDS encoding HAD family hydrolase has product MTAPSEAARAGILKTPFGSVRGVLFDIDDTLVDLEYSMTTALREVSEHLLPGLDQAGWERFGRIFTHETTHFYDRYLAGELTFNEQRLLRGRAALGHFGVELDEGEESHRWLTAYSEKQPAYVKPFPDVLPLLDVLDNAGVPYGAVSNNVHDYQRAKLDGAGLERVTHLVGTDTLGVAKPDPAMYLEGVRLLGTSPGETLYVGDNRLLDAEGSTAAGLVGVWLNRMGEVVEGFQGSMVASLEELLQ; this is encoded by the coding sequence ATGACAGCGCCCAGCGAAGCGGCGCGCGCCGGCATCCTCAAGACACCATTTGGAAGTGTCCGCGGCGTCCTGTTCGACATTGACGACACCCTGGTGGACCTCGAGTATTCAATGACCACCGCGCTGCGCGAGGTCAGCGAACACCTCCTGCCCGGCCTGGACCAGGCCGGCTGGGAGCGGTTCGGGCGCATCTTCACCCACGAAACCACCCACTTCTACGACCGCTACCTGGCCGGCGAGCTGACGTTCAACGAACAACGCCTGCTCCGTGGCCGGGCCGCGCTGGGGCACTTCGGGGTTGAACTGGACGAGGGCGAGGAATCGCACCGGTGGCTGACGGCCTACTCGGAAAAGCAGCCCGCGTACGTGAAGCCGTTCCCCGATGTGCTGCCCCTCCTGGACGTCCTGGACAATGCCGGCGTGCCGTACGGGGCCGTCAGCAACAACGTCCACGACTACCAGCGCGCCAAGCTCGACGGCGCCGGGCTGGAGCGCGTCACGCACCTGGTGGGCACCGACACCCTTGGCGTGGCCAAGCCCGATCCGGCCATGTACCTCGAGGGCGTCCGGCTCCTTGGCACGTCCCCCGGTGAAACGCTCTACGTGGGTGATAACCGGCTGCTGGATGCGGAGGGCTCGACGGCGGCGGGGCTGGTGGGCGTTTGGCTCAACCGCATGGGTGAGGTTGTGGAGGGCTTCCAGGGCAGCATGGTGGCTTCCCTGGAGGAACTGCTGCAATAA
- the leuD gene encoding 3-isopropylmalate dehydratase small subunit, which produces MEKFTKHTGIGVPLRQSNVDTDQIIPAVYLKRITRTGFEDALFSAWRKDPSFILNQEPFNAGSVLVAGPDFGTGSSREHAVWALKDYGFKAVLSSRFADIFRGNSGKQGLLAAQVAQDDIELIWKELENAPGTQVTVDLESKTVVCGNIVAPFEIDDYTRWRLLEGLDDIGLTLQHEADITTYEATRPAFKPKTLPAKLS; this is translated from the coding sequence ATGGAAAAGTTCACCAAGCACACCGGCATCGGCGTCCCGCTGCGCCAGAGCAACGTCGACACCGACCAGATCATCCCCGCGGTTTACCTGAAGCGCATTACCCGGACCGGCTTCGAGGACGCGCTGTTCTCCGCCTGGCGCAAGGACCCCTCCTTCATCCTCAACCAGGAGCCCTTCAACGCCGGGTCGGTCCTGGTTGCCGGCCCCGATTTCGGTACCGGCTCCTCCCGGGAACACGCAGTGTGGGCCCTGAAGGACTACGGCTTCAAGGCTGTGCTGTCCTCCCGCTTCGCCGACATCTTCCGCGGCAACTCGGGCAAGCAGGGGCTCCTGGCCGCCCAGGTGGCCCAGGACGACATTGAGCTCATCTGGAAGGAACTTGAGAACGCGCCGGGAACCCAGGTCACGGTGGATCTCGAGTCCAAGACCGTGGTCTGTGGCAACATCGTCGCGCCGTTCGAGATCGACGACTACACGCGGTGGCGGCTCCTGGAAGGCCTGGACGACATCGGGCTGACCCTCCAGCACGAAGCCGACATCACCACCTACGAAGCCACCCGGCCGGCCTTCAAGCCGAAGACCCTGCCGGCAAAGCTTTCCTGA
- a CDS encoding DUF1697 domain-containing protein: MGSYAVFLRGINVGGINIKMADLRDALKTCGFTDTKTLLASGNVVLSSNLDAAAVKQECEKCLRAAFGYEAWVVVLEAARVAQLVNDCPYPEDDRSTHTYITLSSDTSVLDELEAAGSALESQEQRRLGPEALAWLAPAGGTLDSPFSKISAKTKFKAATTTRNLRTLIKVSDAAAALAAG; encoded by the coding sequence ATGGGAAGCTATGCGGTGTTCCTCCGCGGCATCAACGTTGGCGGAATCAATATCAAAATGGCGGACCTGCGGGACGCCCTGAAGACCTGCGGCTTCACGGACACAAAGACCCTGCTGGCCAGTGGGAACGTGGTGCTCAGCAGCAACTTGGATGCCGCAGCCGTTAAACAGGAGTGCGAAAAGTGCCTCCGTGCCGCCTTCGGCTATGAAGCGTGGGTTGTGGTTTTGGAGGCTGCGCGGGTGGCCCAGCTTGTGAATGACTGCCCCTATCCGGAAGACGACAGGTCCACCCACACCTACATCACCTTATCCTCGGACACGTCGGTCCTCGATGAACTGGAGGCCGCTGGGTCGGCCCTTGAGAGCCAGGAGCAGCGGCGGCTGGGGCCGGAGGCGCTGGCCTGGCTGGCCCCCGCGGGCGGAACCCTGGACAGCCCTTTCAGCAAGATCAGCGCGAAAACCAAGTTCAAGGCTGCAACCACCACCCGCAACCTGCGCACCCTGATCAAGGTCAGCGATGCCGCAGCCGCCCTCGCCGCCGGCTAG
- a CDS encoding dynamin family protein gives MTSQDEHGRPAPPVPHAMAAVTLLEEIRSSLDDVALPLALPGADQARRDTSAARGQLDDYILPRYRSLDAPLLAVVGGSTGAGKSTLVNALVGHPVTRAGAIRPTTRQPILLHNPTEGTWFDGQRVLPGLTRIRGTLAGSPVAAGAMPEPREASSLVLLADPAVPAGIALLDAPDVDSISDQNRLLAGQLLAAADLWVFVTTANRYADAVPWKLLLDAAARDITVAVVLDRVPPGAEEEVSQDLRGLLDREGLAGSRLFIIAETVLDPHGMLPARAVAELRDWLGSLAADAAGRAEVARRTLNGTVRALALRIPDIAGAVRAQELAAIRLEADAVAAYEDAATRILDATRDGALLRGEVLARWQDFVGTGEFFRAVEQNVGRFRDRLGAFFRGESAPAVRVEAAIETGLQAVIVDEAANAAEDTDQRWRSNPAGRQLLGPDDLSGTAPGFPERAAAEIRAWQEALMELIRTEGQGKRTQARWLSFGINGLGAALMIVVFSTTAGLTGLEIGVAGGTAVVGQRLLEAVFGEDAVRRMADKAREDLAVRCRNLLADEQRRFLQRLPEGNPALAQHLAAQAGELARLAEAA, from the coding sequence GTGACCTCCCAAGACGAGCACGGCCGCCCCGCCCCGCCGGTGCCGCACGCGATGGCGGCGGTAACCCTGCTGGAAGAAATCCGCAGCAGCCTGGACGACGTTGCGCTGCCGCTGGCCCTGCCGGGGGCAGACCAGGCACGCCGCGACACGTCAGCCGCCAGGGGGCAGTTGGACGACTACATCCTCCCGCGGTACCGCAGCCTGGACGCACCCTTGCTCGCCGTCGTCGGAGGCTCCACGGGCGCCGGCAAATCCACCCTGGTGAACGCTCTCGTGGGACACCCGGTCACGCGTGCCGGTGCCATCCGCCCCACCACCCGCCAGCCCATCCTGCTGCACAACCCCACAGAGGGAACGTGGTTCGACGGCCAGCGGGTCCTGCCTGGACTGACCCGGATCCGCGGCACCCTCGCCGGCAGCCCCGTGGCAGCCGGCGCCATGCCGGAGCCACGGGAGGCCTCCTCGCTGGTGTTGCTGGCCGATCCGGCGGTTCCGGCCGGAATAGCCCTCCTCGACGCTCCTGACGTCGACTCCATTTCAGACCAGAACCGCCTGCTCGCCGGGCAGCTGCTGGCCGCCGCGGACCTCTGGGTGTTCGTCACCACAGCCAACCGGTATGCGGATGCCGTTCCCTGGAAGCTGCTCCTGGACGCCGCCGCGCGTGACATCACGGTGGCGGTGGTGCTGGACCGGGTTCCCCCTGGCGCCGAGGAGGAGGTGAGCCAGGACCTCCGGGGCCTGCTCGACCGGGAGGGCCTCGCCGGAAGCCGGCTGTTCATCATCGCCGAGACCGTCCTGGACCCGCACGGCATGCTCCCGGCCCGGGCTGTCGCCGAGCTCCGGGACTGGCTCGGTTCCCTGGCCGCCGATGCTGCCGGCCGGGCCGAGGTGGCACGCCGTACTCTGAACGGGACCGTCCGCGCCCTGGCCCTCAGGATTCCGGACATCGCCGGCGCCGTCCGGGCGCAGGAGCTGGCCGCCATACGGCTCGAGGCCGACGCCGTGGCAGCGTATGAAGATGCGGCCACCCGGATCCTTGACGCCACCCGCGACGGAGCACTCCTGCGGGGCGAAGTGCTGGCCCGGTGGCAGGATTTCGTGGGCACCGGCGAATTCTTCCGCGCAGTTGAGCAGAATGTGGGCCGGTTCCGGGACCGGCTGGGAGCCTTCTTCCGCGGTGAATCGGCACCTGCCGTCCGCGTTGAAGCCGCCATCGAAACCGGCCTCCAGGCAGTCATCGTGGACGAGGCGGCCAATGCGGCGGAGGACACCGACCAGCGGTGGCGGTCAAACCCTGCCGGCCGGCAGCTGCTGGGTCCGGACGACCTCTCCGGGACAGCGCCCGGGTTCCCCGAACGGGCCGCAGCGGAAATCAGGGCATGGCAGGAAGCCCTCATGGAGCTCATCCGGACCGAAGGCCAGGGAAAGCGGACCCAGGCACGGTGGCTGTCGTTTGGCATCAACGGCCTCGGGGCGGCGCTGATGATCGTGGTGTTCTCCACGACCGCCGGCCTGACCGGACTGGAGATCGGCGTGGCGGGCGGTACCGCCGTCGTGGGCCAGCGGCTGCTGGAAGCGGTCTTCGGCGAGGACGCCGTGCGACGCATGGCCGATAAAGCCCGCGAGGACCTGGCTGTGCGCTGCCGGAACCTGCTGGCGGATGAACAACGGCGATTCCTGCAGCGGCTGCCCGAGGGGAATCCCGCCCTGGCGCAACATCTTGCTGCCCAGGCCGGGGAGCTCGCCCGGCTGGCGGAGGCCGCATGA
- a CDS encoding IclR family transcriptional regulator, protein MDNSSGVGVIDKAAQVLDALEAGPTTLAQLVAATGLARPTVHRLALALVHHRLVSRDIQGRFVLGSRLVELASAAGEDRLIASAGPVLMQLRDATGESAQIFRRQGDWRVCVASAERPIGLRDTIPVGTQLSMKAGSAAQVLLAWEDHDRLLEGLQSARFTPTVLAGVRRRGWGQSLGEREPGVASVSAPVRGPSGRVIAAVSISGPIERLTRQPGRLHAEVVCNAGRILTEALRKNND, encoded by the coding sequence ATGGACAATTCTAGTGGAGTCGGTGTCATTGATAAAGCGGCCCAGGTGCTTGATGCCCTGGAGGCCGGCCCCACCACGCTGGCGCAGCTGGTGGCCGCTACCGGCCTGGCCCGGCCCACTGTCCACCGCCTCGCCTTGGCCCTGGTCCACCACCGGCTGGTCAGCCGCGACATCCAGGGCCGGTTCGTGCTGGGCAGCAGGCTTGTTGAACTCGCCTCCGCCGCCGGCGAGGACCGCCTGATCGCCTCCGCGGGCCCTGTGCTGATGCAGCTGCGTGACGCCACCGGCGAAAGTGCCCAGATCTTCCGCAGGCAGGGTGACTGGCGCGTCTGTGTCGCATCCGCCGAGCGCCCCATCGGCCTGCGCGACACCATTCCCGTCGGCACCCAATTGTCCATGAAGGCCGGCTCCGCCGCGCAGGTCCTGCTCGCCTGGGAGGACCACGACCGGCTCCTTGAGGGCCTGCAGTCCGCCCGTTTCACGCCCACCGTCCTGGCAGGAGTACGACGCCGGGGCTGGGGACAGAGCCTGGGCGAGCGCGAGCCGGGGGTCGCCTCCGTTTCGGCACCGGTGCGGGGACCGTCCGGCAGGGTGATCGCCGCCGTCTCCATTTCCGGCCCCATCGAGCGGCTGACCCGCCAGCCGGGGCGCCTGCACGCGGAAGTGGTCTGCAATGCCGGGCGCATCCTCACCGAGGCCCTGCGCAAGAACAACGACTAG
- a CDS encoding lysophospholipid acyltransferase family protein: protein MKESAKSRVTFAIVAGIVRPVMNLLMNKKWEGLEKLPAGGFIAAPNHCTEIDPLVIGHMLYNQQRMPRFLAKGSLFKVPVLRSVLRNTKQIPVERSTAGANRSLQVAKEVVDEGGAIIIYPEGTLTRDPDLWPMKGHTGAARMALESGIPVVPMAHWGAHEVFPRYAKRFHVFPRKTSRVLVGDPVDLSAFAGRPLDRATLAEATNVIMDAITGLLAGLRGEQPPAQRWDPAAHNQTKHGRFVERGQQPGSGTEAP from the coding sequence GTGAAGGAATCGGCCAAGAGCAGGGTTACTTTTGCCATCGTCGCCGGGATCGTCCGGCCGGTGATGAATCTGCTGATGAACAAGAAGTGGGAAGGCCTGGAGAAGCTGCCGGCCGGCGGCTTTATCGCTGCGCCGAACCACTGCACCGAGATCGACCCGCTGGTGATCGGGCACATGCTCTACAACCAGCAGCGCATGCCGCGGTTTCTGGCCAAGGGCAGCCTGTTCAAGGTCCCGGTCCTTCGCTCGGTGCTGCGCAACACCAAGCAGATTCCGGTGGAACGTTCGACGGCGGGCGCCAACCGTTCACTGCAGGTCGCCAAGGAAGTCGTGGACGAAGGCGGCGCCATCATCATTTATCCTGAGGGAACGCTGACACGGGACCCGGACCTGTGGCCCATGAAGGGCCACACCGGCGCGGCCCGGATGGCGCTGGAGAGTGGTATCCCGGTGGTCCCGATGGCCCATTGGGGAGCGCACGAGGTCTTCCCTCGTTACGCCAAACGGTTCCACGTGTTTCCCCGGAAGACCTCGCGCGTGCTCGTGGGGGATCCGGTGGACCTCAGCGCCTTCGCCGGGCGGCCGCTGGACCGGGCGACGCTGGCCGAAGCGACGAATGTGATCATGGACGCCATCACCGGTCTCCTTGCCGGCCTTCGCGGTGAGCAGCCTCCCGCCCAACGCTGGGACCCTGCAGCGCATAACCAAACCAAGCATGGACGGTTCGTTGAACGCGGACAGCAGCCGGGATCCGGAACGGAAGCTCCGTGA